A segment of the Bordetella flabilis genome:
ACGCGCACCAGCAACGCCGGACGGTCGACCATGGTGCCGAACGATGTCTGCACGGGCTGGGCAATCGGCGCGCGGAAGACCATGGCATCGATCTTCGCGATGCGTAGCGGCGTGGAGGCGGGCAAGGGCAGCATAAGGTGATGCCTTCGAAAAAGAGGGGATGCAGGGGAAGGCGGCGCGCGCCGCGAAGGGGCCCGCGTGCCTTCGGTCCGCCGAGCGGGCGCCGAGGCGGCCCGCGGTGCGCGCCGGGGTCATGCGGCGTGTTCCAGGGCGGGCAGGGCGGCTTCCTCGAGCACGTGGCTGGCACCTTTCTCGCCGATCATGATGGCGGCCGCATTGGTATTGGCCGACACCATATCGGGCATCACCGATGCATCGATGACGCGCAGCCGGCGTACGCCGCGCACGTTCAGGGAAGGATCCACCACCGCGCCCTCGTCGGTGCCCATGCGGCAGGTCCCGACCGGGTGGAACACGGTGCCGCCCGCGCGCTTGGCGAACTCCACGATATGCGCACGCGTGCGGCTTTCCGGCCCCGGCAGGACCTCGGCCTCGACCAGGCCCGCGAACGCCGGCTGGCGGTAGATTTCGCGCAGCATCTCCACGCCGGCGGCCAGCGTGTCGCGGTCGATGGGCTCGCTCAGGTAATTCGTCTCGATCCGGGGCGGGTCCAGCGGATCGGCCGAACGGATCTGGATGCGGCCGCGCGAAGCGGGCCGGCACTGGCAGGCCGAGGCGGTGAAGCCGGGGTAGTCGTGCAGCGGCGTGCCGGGCTTGTCCACCGAAAGCGGCATCACATTGAACTGCATATCGGCACGGCCCTCGCGCGCGTACTGGGTGGCGGCGAATCCGCCCACCTGGCCGGCGCCCACCGTCAGCGGCCCGGATCGCTTGACCAGCCATTCCAGTCCCATGGCCGCCAGGCGATAGGGATTGCGCACGTCGTTGTTCAAGGACATCTTTTTTTTCAGGCGCACGATGGTGCGCGCCTGGTAGTGGTCCTTCAGGTTCTCGCCGACCTCCGGGGCATCGACCACCACCTCGATGCCGTGGCGGCGCAGCAGCGCGGCCGGGCCGATGCCGGACAGCTGCAGCAATTGCGGCGACTGGATCGCGCCGGCGCTCAGGATGACCTCGCGATCGGCCCGCGTGCGGCGCGCCGTGCCGCCATGCACCCATTCGACACCGGTGGCGGCATCCCCCTCGAAGAGGATGCGGTGCACGTCGGCTTGGGTGACGATGGTCAGGTTGGGCCGTTCCATGACCGGCCGCAGGAAGGCCACCGCGGCGCTGGATCGCCAGCCGTTGCGGATGGTCAACTGGTAAGGGCCGACGCCATAGTCGCTGGCGCCGTTGAAGTCCGGGTTGTAGGGCAGGCCGAACTGCTGCCCGGCCTCGACCCAGGCCTGGCAATAGGGATGGTCGTTCTTCAGGTCGGAAACGCCCAGCTCGCCGCTGCCGCCGTGGTACGCGCTTGCGCCGCGCTCGTAGCCCTCGGAGCGCTTGAAGTACGGCAGCACGGAGCGATAGTTCCAGTCCGTGGCGCCCAGCGCTTCCCAATGGTCGTAGTCGCGGTGCTGCCCGCGGATATAGAGCAGCCCGTTGATGGAGCTGGAGCCGCCCAGCACACGGCCGCGGGGCCAGACGATGTTGCGGCCGGCCGTGCCTTCGCAGCCTTCCGTATCGAACAGGCGTGAGAAGCGGGTGTCGTAGATGGTGCGGAAATAGCCCACCGGCAAATGCAGCCAGAAGTTCCGGTTCGGCTTGCCGGATTCCAGCAGCAGCACCTTGACCGACGGGTCGCGCGACAGCCGGTTGGCCAGCACGCAGCCCGCCGAGCCGGCGCCCACGATGATGTAGTCATAGACCGCCTGCGGTCCCTTGCCGATGCCGCTCATGCCTTCACGATATCCAGGTAGAGTTTCGGATCGAAGTACTGCGCGGCGGGCACGGCGTTGGGGATGCTGGCGAAGTCGACGAAGAAGTCCGTGACCTGCTGCAGCCACTTCGTCACCGTGCCGTCGGCATAGAGCTTGGCCCAGGCCCGCGAGTCGAACATCTTCTGGGCCTTGTACTGCTCCTTGATATCCGACAGCGGCACGTTCGGATAGTATTTTTTCTGCAGCAGCTCCAGCGATTCGTCCGGGTGCGCCACCATGTGGTCGTTGGCCTGCACCCAGGCCTGGATGATGCGCTTGAGCGCGTCCTTGTTCTTGTCGTAGTAGTCGTTGCGCGCCGCCCAGCCGCCGACAATTGCCGTGTCCGGGTAGTACTTGGAGGCATCCACCAGCATCCTTGCCGAAGGCACGCGGTCGCGCACGGCGATATTGAACGGAACCCACAGCGCCACCGCGGGCACCGCCTTGGAGATGAAGGCGGACGTCGCGTCCTGCATGCGCTGGTTGACGATCTGTACGTCCTTTTTGGGGTCTATGCCGTTGGCGCGCAAGGCCTTGTCCAGGAAGACGTGGGCCGTGGTGCCGGTGGTGGTCGATATCTTCTTGCCCTTGAGGTCCGCCAGGCTGTTGACGCCCATATCGGGATGCACCCACAACTGCGCCGTGGCGAACTCGACGTCGTTGATCAGGAATACCTTGCCCTGGCCGCGCGCGGGAAAGTTCGACATGACCGCGCCGGTGCTCAGGACGTCGATACTGCCGCCGCTCATGGACTGGAACAGTTCGAGTCCGGTCTGGAACTGGATGAACTCCGGATCCAGGCCGGCCTTTTTCCACAAGCCCATGGACTCGGCCAGCCACAGTTGCCCGTCCACCGCCAGCGTGTGCAGGTAGCCGACCTTGATCTTCTGCGTGGCCTGGGCATATGCCAAGGGCGCGTGCAGGGCGGTCGCGGCGCCGGCGGCGGCCAGCTGGATGAAAGTGCGTCGTTTCATGTGTGTCTCCTCGTGGTCTTGTTGTATCGAGAGGCTGCCATGCAGGCCCGGTCGCGGTCGGCCGGACCCTAAATCGTCACGGGCGCGCGGGCCTGGGCTTCCTGGGCCGCGTATTCGCGCATGACCGAATCGTGGATGCGGGCGCGCAGCGCGTTGAACTGGGGCGTTTCCTGCAGCGCGCGGCGCCGGGGATACGGGAAGGGGATCTCGATGACCTCCCGTATCCGCGACGGACGTGCGGATATCACCAGGACCTTGTTGGACAGATACACCGCCTCTTCCACGGAATGGGTGATCAGCAGCACGCTCTTGCCTTCCGCGTGCAGCACGTCCAGCAGCAGGTCATGCATGGCGCTGCGGGTTTGCGCGTCCAGTGCGCCGAAAGGCTCGTCCATCAGCACGAATTCCGGATGCACCGCATAGGTGCGCGCCAGCGCCAGGCGCTGCCGCATGCCGCCGGACAGTGTCTTGGGATAGGCCTTGCGGAAATCGGCCAGCCCCATCAGGGCCAGGTAGCGCTCGATAATCGCTCTTTTCTCGGCGGCGCCCAGCCGGGCATTGTGTTTCAGGTTGAGGCCGAAGGCGATGTTCTGCTCCACCGTGAGCCACGGGAACACGCCGTATTCCTGGAACATCACGCCGCGATCGGGGCCGGGCCCTTCGATGACCTTGCCGTCCAGCGTGACCTGGCCCCGCGTGGGCTTGATAAAGCCCGCCGCCATGTTCATCAAGGTCGTCTTGCCGCAGCCGGAAGGCCCCACCAGCGATACGAAGTCGCCCTGGTTTACGGAGAACGACATGTCGCGCACGACGTCCAGCGCGCCATGCGGCGTGCGGAACTGCATCGACACGTTATCGAAGCGGATGCGCTCGTCGGGGTGTTGCATGATCAGTTCTCCGTTTTGTCCTGCCAACTGACCAGGCGGCGCGACAGCGCGCGCAGGCCCAGGTCCATCAACAGCGCCAGGACGCCGATGCAGATAATGCCCAGGTAGATGGTGCGCAGGTCGAAAAACGCCGAGGCGTTCTGGATCATCGCGCCCAGGCCCTGCTGGGCGGCCACCAGTTCGGACGCGACCAGCGTGGCCCACGCCACGCCCAGCGCCACGCGCAGGGCCGTCAGCATGTGCGGCACGGCCATGGGCACGATGACCTTCAGGAAGATTTCCAGGTCGGTCGCGCCCAGGGTACGCGCGACACGGATATAGACCGGGCTGATCTGCGTCATGCCTTCGTACATCACGATGACCGCCGCGAAGAACGACGCATAGAAAAGAATGGCGATCTTGGCCAGCTCGCCGATGCCCAGGTAGACGATCACCAGCGGAATCAGCGCGATGGGCGGCAGGGCGCGGAAGAAATTGATCAGGGGGTCGACGAAGCGGCGTACCGGCGCGTACCAGCCGATCAGGAAGCCGACCGGAACCGCCGCCACCATGCCCAGCAGCAGGCCGGCCACCACCCGCTGCACCGACATCAGGATGTTGGGCAGCAGCTCGCCCTGGCTGAGCCGGCTCCAGAAAGTCTGCAAGACCTCCAGCGGGGAAGGCAGCAGGGCGGGATTGATCACGCCCGATATGCGCAACGCCACCCAGCCGAGCACCAGGAATACGAAGGGCAGGAGGGCCCAGCCCAGGCTGCTGGCCGCGCGGGTACTGCTTCTTGACATCGATGTCTCCTTATGGGCCGTGGCCGGCCTTTCTGGTGCCGGCGTTACCGGCCGTATTCGCCGTATCCGTGGCATTGCCGCGCCCTCGGATATCGCCGCCGCGCCGTTCCGTGCGCCCGGCCTCCTAGCCGGGAGACCGCTTCTTCCGGGACCTGCGTCCCGCCTGCATCAGATCGGTTTCGATCTGGATCATCTGCGCCGGGTACTGGATATGCGCGTAATAGACGATGCGCCCGTCCGTATCGACCAGTGCCCGGCAGACATCGGCGATCGGATCGCTGACGCCGATGTCCAAGTGCGCGGCCGTCTCCTCGTCGGAAACGGTGATGCGCATCACCTGCGGTGCCGCCGTGATCGTGACATCCTTTCGCGCCGCCAGTTGTGGAACGACGGTCGCGCTGCTGAAGGCGGCCGGATCGGAATCGAAGATGGCCTTGTCCAGGTAGATGTCGATCAGGCAGTACGGCACCTCGTTGTGATAGTGCACGCGCCGCAGCCGGTGATAGGCCGTGCCTACGTTGCCGAAAGGGAAGGCCGGCACCAGGGGCCGCTCGGCCTGTTCGATATGCAGCAGCCGTATCTTCAGGTTGGCGACCGTGCCGACCAGTTCGTCGAAGGTATTGGGCAGCTTGAACCAGCGCTGTTCCGACAGGTCCTTCGCGACGAAGGTGCCGCGGCCGCGCGTGCGTCGCACGATGCCCAGGCCTTCCAGCTGGTTGAGCGCCGCGCGCAGCGTGATGCGCGATACCTCGTACTCCTTCTCCAGTTCGT
Coding sequences within it:
- a CDS encoding GMC family oxidoreductase; the protein is MSGIGKGPQAVYDYIIVGAGSAGCVLANRLSRDPSVKVLLLESGKPNRNFWLHLPVGYFRTIYDTRFSRLFDTEGCEGTAGRNIVWPRGRVLGGSSSINGLLYIRGQHRDYDHWEALGATDWNYRSVLPYFKRSEGYERGASAYHGGSGELGVSDLKNDHPYCQAWVEAGQQFGLPYNPDFNGASDYGVGPYQLTIRNGWRSSAAVAFLRPVMERPNLTIVTQADVHRILFEGDAATGVEWVHGGTARRTRADREVILSAGAIQSPQLLQLSGIGPAALLRRHGIEVVVDAPEVGENLKDHYQARTIVRLKKKMSLNNDVRNPYRLAAMGLEWLVKRSGPLTVGAGQVGGFAATQYAREGRADMQFNVMPLSVDKPGTPLHDYPGFTASACQCRPASRGRIQIRSADPLDPPRIETNYLSEPIDRDTLAAGVEMLREIYRQPAFAGLVEAEVLPGPESRTRAHIVEFAKRAGGTVFHPVGTCRMGTDEGAVVDPSLNVRGVRRLRVIDASVMPDMVSANTNAAAIMIGEKGASHVLEEAALPALEHAA
- a CDS encoding ABC transporter substrate-binding protein, with the protein product MKRRTFIQLAAAGAATALHAPLAYAQATQKIKVGYLHTLAVDGQLWLAESMGLWKKAGLDPEFIQFQTGLELFQSMSGGSIDVLSTGAVMSNFPARGQGKVFLINDVEFATAQLWVHPDMGVNSLADLKGKKISTTTGTTAHVFLDKALRANGIDPKKDVQIVNQRMQDATSAFISKAVPAVALWVPFNIAVRDRVPSARMLVDASKYYPDTAIVGGWAARNDYYDKNKDALKRIIQAWVQANDHMVAHPDESLELLQKKYYPNVPLSDIKEQYKAQKMFDSRAWAKLYADGTVTKWLQQVTDFFVDFASIPNAVPAAQYFDPKLYLDIVKA
- a CDS encoding ABC transporter ATP-binding protein codes for the protein MQHPDERIRFDNVSMQFRTPHGALDVVRDMSFSVNQGDFVSLVGPSGCGKTTLMNMAAGFIKPTRGQVTLDGKVIEGPGPDRGVMFQEYGVFPWLTVEQNIAFGLNLKHNARLGAAEKRAIIERYLALMGLADFRKAYPKTLSGGMRQRLALARTYAVHPEFVLMDEPFGALDAQTRSAMHDLLLDVLHAEGKSVLLITHSVEEAVYLSNKVLVISARPSRIREVIEIPFPYPRRRALQETPQFNALRARIHDSVMREYAAQEAQARAPVTI
- a CDS encoding ABC transporter permease; its protein translation is MSRSSTRAASSLGWALLPFVFLVLGWVALRISGVINPALLPSPLEVLQTFWSRLSQGELLPNILMSVQRVVAGLLLGMVAAVPVGFLIGWYAPVRRFVDPLINFFRALPPIALIPLVIVYLGIGELAKIAILFYASFFAAVIVMYEGMTQISPVYIRVARTLGATDLEIFLKVIVPMAVPHMLTALRVALGVAWATLVASELVAAQQGLGAMIQNASAFFDLRTIYLGIICIGVLALLMDLGLRALSRRLVSWQDKTEN
- a CDS encoding GntR family transcriptional regulator is translated as MMNAPAESVLRRSRVPLYLQVASLMRQKIESQEWAFGAQIPTLDELEKEYEVSRITLRAALNQLEGLGIVRRTRGRGTFVAKDLSEQRWFKLPNTFDELVGTVANLKIRLLHIEQAERPLVPAFPFGNVGTAYHRLRRVHYHNEVPYCLIDIYLDKAIFDSDPAAFSSATVVPQLAARKDVTITAAPQVMRITVSDEETAAHLDIGVSDPIADVCRALVDTDGRIVYYAHIQYPAQMIQIETDLMQAGRRSRKKRSPG